One Paenibacillus sp. FSL W8-0186 genomic window carries:
- a CDS encoding methionine ABC transporter ATP-binding protein, protein MIELKQLTKTYGNKKKATTALSGLNLTVKKGEIFGVIGHSGAGKSTLIRCINLLERPTEGEVWVGGVELTKLKRRELQQQRRKIGMIFQHFNLLSSATVYDNIAFPLKLMGVPKLQIAAKVNELLELVGLTQHQKKYPAQLSGGQKQRVGIARALASDPDVLLCDEATSALDPQTTDSILNLLLEINRKFHLTILLITHEMHVIQRICDRVAVIHQGGIVEEGPVTEVFLKPRHTVTREFISRELAGDEGFRQTSSVPLPAWARLVRITFLGAKTYESVLSQVVRETGVNFAILQGTISTIKDTPYGQLTVSFEGDNAKVDETLELLRQRDLDVEVIG, encoded by the coding sequence TTGATTGAACTCAAACAGCTCACTAAAACATACGGCAACAAAAAAAAAGCGACCACTGCTTTGTCCGGGCTGAACCTTACCGTGAAAAAGGGCGAAATATTTGGGGTCATCGGTCATTCCGGGGCCGGCAAAAGTACGCTCATCCGCTGCATTAATTTACTAGAGCGGCCGACGGAGGGCGAGGTTTGGGTAGGCGGCGTGGAGTTGACCAAGCTGAAGCGGAGAGAGCTTCAGCAGCAGCGCCGGAAAATCGGGATGATTTTTCAGCATTTCAATCTGCTGTCCTCGGCGACCGTATATGATAATATCGCATTTCCGCTGAAGCTGATGGGCGTTCCGAAATTGCAAATAGCCGCTAAAGTGAACGAGCTTCTGGAGCTCGTCGGCCTGACTCAGCATCAGAAAAAATATCCTGCACAGCTGTCCGGAGGCCAAAAGCAGCGGGTCGGCATCGCCCGGGCGCTCGCCAGCGACCCTGACGTGCTGCTCTGCGACGAAGCGACGTCAGCCCTGGATCCGCAGACGACGGATTCTATCCTGAATCTGCTGCTGGAGATTAACCGCAAATTTCATCTGACCATTCTGCTGATCACGCACGAGATGCATGTCATTCAGCGTATCTGCGACCGGGTTGCCGTCATTCATCAGGGCGGCATCGTTGAGGAGGGGCCGGTGACCGAAGTGTTCCTGAAGCCGCGGCATACGGTTACGCGCGAATTCATCAGCCGGGAGCTAGCCGGCGACGAAGGCTTTAGACAGACCTCCTCGGTTCCGCTGCCAGCATGGGCGCGATTGGTCAGAATCACGTTTCTGGGCGCCAAAACCTATGAATCCGTACTGTCTCAGGTCGTCCGGGAGACGGGGGTCAACTTCGCCATCCTGCAGGGCACGATTTCAACGATTAAGGATACGCCATACGGTCAGCTGACGGTATCCTTCGAAGGAGACAATGCCAAGGTAGATGAGACGCTGGAGCTGCTGCGGCAACGCGATCTTGATGTGGAGGTGATCGGGTAA
- a CDS encoding Cthe_2314 family HEPN domain-containing protein has translation MLRALLGEPPRRNEGILADTMEAMDKTIKLLRKEMELHQDPSHDFRKLEIWIFGLVSSLDELEQCKYAANYFRRKVTHDYLEDMPPAEKNDYARYVYFYKDGFIRVFSILDKLGTVLNELFDLKTSKVKAHFSYFTVLRQFRYLKVHPELANDLFAIKDRHKEAMSVLRRRRNTEIHYMNAEMQDDLWQRHQGLNNKLELEDLDKNLDDLEHGYRMVCETLHTVFVYTNQRWKKVKQIQRLDIK, from the coding sequence ATGCTGCGCGCACTGCTTGGCGAACCACCGAGACGGAATGAAGGAATATTGGCGGATACGATGGAAGCCATGGACAAGACAATCAAGCTGCTTCGAAAAGAAATGGAGCTGCATCAAGATCCCTCGCATGATTTTCGCAAGCTGGAAATATGGATTTTCGGCTTGGTTTCTTCCCTTGATGAGCTGGAGCAGTGCAAATATGCGGCTAATTATTTTCGGCGGAAGGTTACGCATGATTATTTGGAGGATATGCCTCCCGCTGAGAAGAATGATTATGCCCGGTACGTGTACTTCTACAAGGATGGGTTCATTCGCGTTTTCTCCATATTGGACAAGCTGGGAACGGTGCTGAACGAGCTGTTTGATCTGAAGACGTCCAAAGTGAAGGCGCATTTTTCCTATTTCACAGTGCTGCGTCAATTCAGGTATTTGAAGGTGCATCCGGAGCTGGCGAACGACCTGTTTGCTATTAAGGACAGGCACAAGGAAGCGATGAGCGTGCTGCGCCGCCGCCGCAATACCGAAATCCACTATATGAACGCGGAAATGCAGGATGACTTGTGGCAGCGGCATCAGGGGCTGAACAACAAGCTCGAGCTAGAAGACCTCGACAAGAATCTGGACGATTTGGAGCATGGGTATAGGATGGTGTGCGAGACATTGCATACGGTATTTGTTTACACGAACCAAAGATGGAAAAAAGTTAAACAGATTCAGCGCCTAGATATAAAGTAA
- a CDS encoding heme A synthase, whose translation MNTKQLKWIAYISCFVMFLATLGGSVVTKTESGLGCGNEWPLCHGKFVPAHTVASLIEYSHRAVSGAAGLLAVAAFVAFWRYRKNRKDLQTYALLALIFVMVQAFMGAMAVVYPTSSAVMALHFGFSLIAFASSIMLALGIREDEARQGRAPSAPAVRVSKAFRNLVWAATGYTYIVVYIGAYVSHTDSAGGCLGWPLCNGQLVPELTGGVAIAFIHRVAAALLMILIAIMGHIAYWKHPGNGEVRALGLTATILAVIQIFTGAGIVFTMNNYHVYLFTSLAHIVVLAALFGVLSYLCVRTWQMSRLHSEQAQGQKQETAIKPGQS comes from the coding sequence TTGAACACGAAGCAACTGAAATGGATCGCTTATATTTCCTGTTTTGTTATGTTTTTGGCTACTTTGGGAGGAAGCGTTGTCACCAAGACGGAATCGGGCCTTGGCTGCGGCAACGAGTGGCCGCTCTGTCATGGGAAATTCGTTCCGGCCCACACGGTAGCCTCATTGATTGAGTACTCGCACCGGGCGGTCAGCGGGGCTGCCGGCCTGCTTGCCGTCGCGGCGTTCGTGGCCTTCTGGAGGTACCGCAAGAATCGCAAAGACCTGCAGACCTACGCGCTGCTGGCCCTAATATTTGTAATGGTTCAGGCTTTTATGGGCGCGATGGCCGTCGTTTATCCGACGTCGTCGGCGGTCATGGCGCTGCATTTCGGCTTTTCGCTGATCGCCTTTGCCAGCTCGATCATGCTGGCGCTTGGCATCCGCGAGGATGAAGCCAGGCAGGGACGGGCTCCTTCGGCTCCGGCCGTCCGGGTGTCCAAGGCCTTCCGCAACCTTGTATGGGCGGCGACGGGTTATACTTATATCGTCGTATACATTGGCGCATACGTGAGCCATACCGATTCCGCAGGCGGGTGTCTGGGATGGCCGCTTTGCAACGGTCAACTGGTTCCAGAACTGACGGGCGGCGTGGCGATTGCCTTTATCCACCGGGTGGCCGCTGCACTGCTGATGATCCTCATTGCGATCATGGGGCATATTGCCTACTGGAAGCATCCGGGCAACGGCGAGGTGCGTGCTTTGGGATTGACGGCGACGATTCTTGCAGTCATTCAGATATTTACCGGGGCAGGCATCGTCTTTACGATGAACAATTATCACGTTTATTTGTTTACGTCGCTAGCGCATATCGTCGTGTTGGCAGCCCTGTTCGGAGTGCTATCCTATTTATGCGTACGAACCTGGCAAATGAGCCGCCTGCATAGCGAGCAGGCGCAGGGACAGAAGCAGGAAACAGCGATCAAACCCGGCCAATCGTAA
- a CDS encoding thioredoxin family protein: MKQVASAAEFNVSIQSSNLVVAVFKADWCGDCKFIDPFMPEVEEKYADRLTLIEVDVDKVGEVSQEQNILGIPSFVAYADGRELVRFVNKLRKSREEIEDFLNKALDVYHTLHDTPERKE; encoded by the coding sequence GTGAAACAAGTGGCATCCGCCGCAGAATTCAACGTCAGCATTCAATCCAGCAATTTGGTCGTCGCCGTGTTCAAAGCGGACTGGTGCGGCGATTGCAAGTTTATCGATCCTTTCATGCCGGAGGTCGAGGAGAAGTATGCGGATCGCTTGACTCTCATCGAAGTCGACGTAGACAAAGTGGGTGAAGTCAGCCAGGAGCAGAACATTCTGGGCATTCCAAGCTTTGTGGCCTATGCCGATGGAAGAGAATTGGTCAGATTCGTAAACAAGCTGCGGAAGTCGCGCGAAGAGATCGAGGATTTCCTGAACAAAGCGCTGGATGTATATCACACGCTTCATGATACGCCCGAAAGAAAAGAGTAG
- a CDS encoding DUF2515 family protein yields the protein MKQNRLTQLLVNLPSAVRDAIRGKAEDIANSTKLRGDPLPLDWNEAAARTVSGEIEELLKRGAAYRNQDDEELTRTDRELAEDIQTATSRAGISNITRTAAYLECYEACPELHWAFLAHIVSRNAGWNMTDLRGSRVADMLSEEGKRATYRFLERSNALIFQDAYPQLLLYRKSRELGASQFHLLRYFSVSRFMRPFWERFWIDRGSALLTVGLIINEQNYIEQRVIRHPFYQRHVTEKSNFHLYSLSGLNQLIIPLREGTSVTRLAGRTVTDFGSLPARIALGKSLYAMLMGLGAVRSGAEAFARAVPHSGSRADYWPDIFTANKEEALTTPLQGSELLESETLPPGERLYSPKLLDAWGDTPYEPISREDWLKDTSALDGISAPQTPLLCDISREHRTGVLKTALAHDAAESIKTD from the coding sequence ATGAAGCAGAATCGTCTTACACAGCTGCTGGTGAACCTGCCTTCTGCGGTCAGAGATGCAATCCGCGGCAAAGCGGAGGACATCGCCAATTCCACCAAGCTCCGCGGGGACCCTCTCCCGCTGGATTGGAACGAAGCAGCCGCCCGCACCGTCTCCGGGGAGATCGAGGAACTCCTGAAGCGGGGGGCGGCTTACCGGAATCAGGACGACGAGGAACTAACCCGAACCGACCGGGAGTTGGCCGAGGATATTCAGACGGCTACGAGCCGCGCCGGAATCAGCAACATTACGCGCACCGCCGCATATCTGGAATGCTATGAGGCCTGCCCGGAGCTGCACTGGGCCTTTCTGGCCCACATCGTATCCCGGAACGCGGGCTGGAATATGACCGACCTCCGCGGGAGCCGGGTCGCCGATATGCTGAGCGAAGAAGGCAAGCGGGCCACTTACCGGTTTCTGGAGCGCAGCAATGCGCTTATTTTTCAAGATGCCTACCCGCAGCTGCTGCTGTACCGGAAAAGCCGCGAACTTGGCGCAAGCCAGTTCCATCTGCTGCGGTATTTCAGCGTATCGCGGTTCATGAGGCCTTTCTGGGAGCGCTTCTGGATTGACCGGGGCAGCGCGCTGCTGACCGTCGGCCTGATCATCAATGAGCAGAACTATATCGAGCAGCGGGTTATCCGTCACCCTTTCTACCAGCGGCATGTCACCGAGAAATCAAACTTCCATCTATATAGTTTGTCCGGCCTCAACCAGCTGATCATCCCGCTTCGCGAGGGGACGAGCGTGACCCGCCTGGCCGGCCGAACCGTCACCGACTTCGGCAGCCTCCCCGCCCGCATCGCGCTAGGCAAAAGCCTGTACGCGATGCTCATGGGCCTTGGCGCCGTGCGCAGCGGCGCCGAGGCCTTCGCGCGAGCGGTGCCGCACAGCGGCTCGCGCGCCGATTATTGGCCGGACATCTTCACGGCCAATAAAGAAGAAGCTCTGACCACACCCTTGCAGGGGTCAGAGCTTCTTGAGAGCGAGACGCTGCCGCCCGGCGAGCGTCTCTACAGCCCCAAGCTCCTGGATGCTTGGGGCGACACGCCCTATGAGCCAATATCCCGTGAGGATTGGCTCAAGGACACGAGCGCGCTGGACGGCATCAGCGCGCCTCAGACGCCGCTGCTCTGCGACATCAGCCGCGAGCACCGGACGGGCGTGCTGAAGACCGCGCTCGCCCATGATGCTGCCGAATCCATCAAGACGGATTAG
- a CDS encoding polysaccharide biosynthesis protein: MSKKESFVKGTLILAGAALIARLLGLFQRVPLEHILGDVGNASYVLANGIYFMLLPLATAGLPSTLSRMVSERHALNRPAESERIYQAALWFAAVTGIVMSLLLYFAAPYYAAASRVPEAAIAIRTLAPALLIFPLIAIMRGYLQGRNIMIAGGISQVIEQIVRVGSGISLAFVLYHMNAKGEEIAAAATFGAVLGGVAALIVMLYFNAKTKRQDKKDGLLQAKDDPNRLPFSKIYLEIFKLSIPIVLSSLTVPAVNFIDGSILKPLLSQHIGSEQATYILGILGNRAQMIAGIPPILAIALSTSLLPIISAAFARKDEEHLHQQVTLAMRVSVLTGMPMVIALTTAAYSVNGLLFSTRDGSSIIAMLTFGTIFQITMMISNSILIGVDKVNLSMVHVGIGVTVKLALSLLLAPLLGIYGIILATILCFLTITLLNVRTMKKIVPFSIMGGRWTGFLLTVALLSGVGYGLNQAGIHLVSVLPDRLAFFITCCIVGLAVVGLYPVLLVVLRVVRKDELATYPGPLRKLLSPLMRLQRGGQPSQGR; the protein is encoded by the coding sequence TTGTCCAAGAAGGAATCATTTGTTAAAGGAACGTTGATTTTAGCTGGTGCCGCGCTGATCGCAAGGCTCCTTGGCCTATTTCAGCGCGTACCGTTAGAGCATATATTGGGAGACGTCGGGAACGCATCTTATGTCCTTGCTAACGGGATTTATTTTATGCTTTTGCCGCTCGCTACCGCGGGCCTGCCAAGCACGCTAAGCCGAATGGTCTCCGAACGCCATGCCCTTAACCGGCCAGCCGAGTCGGAGCGGATATATCAGGCGGCGCTCTGGTTTGCTGCTGTTACCGGCATTGTTATGTCTTTGCTGCTATATTTTGCCGCGCCTTATTATGCGGCGGCTTCCCGCGTGCCGGAGGCGGCTATCGCGATCAGGACGCTGGCTCCTGCCTTGCTGATTTTTCCACTGATTGCAATCATGCGCGGTTATCTGCAAGGGCGCAATATTATGATTGCGGGCGGCATATCGCAGGTCATTGAACAAATCGTACGCGTGGGCTCGGGAATTTCGCTGGCCTTTGTGCTGTACCATATGAACGCCAAGGGCGAGGAGATTGCCGCGGCGGCGACGTTTGGAGCTGTGCTTGGGGGCGTGGCTGCGCTGATCGTCATGCTGTATTTCAACGCAAAGACGAAGCGTCAGGACAAGAAGGACGGCTTGCTGCAGGCTAAGGATGATCCCAACCGGCTGCCTTTCTCCAAAATTTATTTGGAAATCTTCAAGCTGTCGATTCCGATCGTGCTGTCTTCGCTGACCGTGCCTGCGGTCAATTTCATCGACGGCTCGATTCTGAAACCGCTGCTCAGCCAGCATATCGGTTCGGAGCAGGCGACATATATTCTCGGTATCCTTGGAAACCGCGCCCAAATGATCGCGGGCATTCCGCCGATTCTGGCGATCGCGCTCAGCACGTCGCTGCTGCCGATCATTTCGGCTGCATTTGCCCGGAAGGACGAGGAGCATCTCCATCAGCAGGTCACGCTCGCGATGCGAGTGTCGGTATTGACGGGGATGCCTATGGTCATCGCGCTGACTACAGCGGCTTATTCCGTCAATGGGCTGCTGTTCAGTACACGTGACGGCAGCAGCATTATCGCGATGCTGACCTTCGGGACGATCTTTCAGATCACGATGATGATCAGCAATTCCATCCTCATCGGGGTCGACAAGGTGAACCTCTCTATGGTTCACGTTGGCATCGGCGTAACGGTGAAGCTGGCGCTCAGCTTGCTGCTTGCCCCGCTGCTGGGGATTTACGGCATCATCCTCGCAACGATTCTGTGCTTCCTGACGATTACGCTGCTGAATGTCAGAACGATGAAGAAAATCGTGCCTTTCTCCATCATGGGCGGCCGCTGGACGGGCTTCCTGTTAACAGTCGCCCTGCTGTCCGGCGTCGGCTACGGCCTCAATCAGGCGGGCATCCACCTGGTATCCGTGCTGCCGGACCGTCTGGCCTTCTTCATTACCTGCTGCATCGTCGGTTTGGCGGTCGTCGGCCTGTACCCGGTGCTGCTGGTCGTGCTCCGCGTTGTCCGGAAAGACGAGCTTGCAACTTATCCGGGGCCGCTGCGCAAGCTGCTGTCCCCGCTGATGCGTCTGCAGCGCGGCGGACAGCCGAGCCAAGGCCGCTAA
- a CDS encoding DUF456 family protein, whose translation MDILGWIIVIALFVTGMAGAVFPVLPGVLAIYAAFFVYGWFFSFEALGPVFWIVQTLIVVALLVADYAVGAWGVKKYGGSKLSVWLSTIGIIIGPFVIPAFGLILGPLIGAMIGELIKGESLSKAFKVGIGSVVGLLSSMAVKIVLQLAMIILFVIWIASF comes from the coding sequence TTGGATATACTCGGCTGGATTATTGTTATCGCGCTGTTCGTAACCGGGATGGCCGGGGCGGTGTTCCCCGTGCTTCCGGGCGTACTGGCCATTTATGCGGCCTTTTTCGTCTACGGGTGGTTTTTCTCGTTCGAGGCATTGGGCCCGGTCTTCTGGATTGTCCAGACGCTGATCGTTGTGGCTCTGCTCGTGGCGGATTACGCCGTCGGCGCCTGGGGCGTCAAGAAATACGGGGGCAGCAAGCTGTCGGTCTGGCTGAGCACGATTGGAATTATTATCGGCCCGTTTGTCATTCCGGCGTTTGGGCTTATTCTTGGCCCGCTAATTGGAGCGATGATCGGGGAACTGATTAAGGGCGAAAGCCTGTCCAAGGCGTTTAAGGTTGGAATCGGCTCTGTCGTCGGCCTGCTCAGCAGCATGGCTGTGAAGATCGTGCTGCAGCTTGCGATGATTATCCTGTTCGTGATATGGATCGCATCTTTTTAG
- a CDS encoding Cof-type HAD-IIB family hydrolase → MKYKLLALDMDGTLLNSNHEISPKTEEWLRKAMAAGVHVCLSTGRSYDEAVSYGEQLGLDTPMITVNGSEVWRTPHELYHRELFDYRLIGQMHEIARKKDVYFWAYAVEGLYREDNWDPSLLERNQWLKFGYTTNDDQLRHEINMELQNLSGLEITNSSPYNLEINPEGVNKASGAAMVCKLLGLQMSEVVAIGDSLNDLAAIQAAGLGVAMGNAQIAVKENADVVTASNDDDGIALIIRDYILTEE, encoded by the coding sequence TTGAAGTACAAATTGCTAGCACTGGACATGGATGGAACCTTGCTGAACAGCAATCATGAGATTTCCCCGAAAACGGAGGAATGGCTGCGCAAAGCGATGGCTGCGGGCGTTCATGTTTGCTTGTCGACGGGAAGAAGCTACGATGAAGCCGTCTCCTACGGTGAGCAGCTGGGACTCGATACCCCGATGATCACCGTCAACGGCAGCGAGGTATGGCGAACGCCCCATGAGCTGTATCATCGTGAATTGTTCGACTATCGGCTGATTGGCCAAATGCATGAAATTGCCAGAAAGAAAGACGTTTACTTCTGGGCATATGCCGTGGAAGGCCTATATAGGGAAGATAATTGGGACCCGAGCCTGCTGGAGCGCAACCAGTGGCTTAAATTCGGTTATACGACGAACGACGATCAGCTTCGCCATGAGATTAACATGGAGCTGCAAAATTTAAGCGGGCTGGAAATCACCAACTCCTCCCCTTATAATCTTGAAATCAATCCGGAGGGGGTCAACAAAGCGAGCGGGGCGGCCATGGTCTGCAAGCTGCTTGGCCTGCAAATGTCGGAAGTCGTCGCAATCGGCGACAGCTTGAATGATCTGGCGGCCATTCAGGCCGCAGGCCTTGGCGTAGCCATGGGGAACGCGCAAATCGCGGTCAAGGAGAATGCAGACGTGGTTACGGCTTCCAACGATGACGACGGCATTGCCTTGATTATTCGCGATTATATTTTGACGGAGGAGTGA
- a CDS encoding GNAT family N-acetyltransferase has translation MLIKLDVANYDTAKKMIDIQIPAYKVEAELIGYDGIPQLQDTVETMMQCREKFVGYLLGGELVAFISYEETEQEVEICRLVVHPYHFRKKIATILVEHIVETISQGRSIRVNTGALNFPAKGLYQMFGFRQVKDIEVAPGVFITELRRN, from the coding sequence TTGCTGATCAAGCTGGACGTTGCGAATTACGATACAGCCAAAAAAATGATTGATATACAGATTCCTGCCTACAAGGTTGAAGCTGAGCTGATCGGTTATGACGGCATTCCTCAATTGCAGGATACCGTAGAAACGATGATGCAATGCCGGGAGAAGTTCGTCGGATATTTGCTGGGCGGGGAGCTTGTGGCCTTCATCTCTTATGAGGAGACGGAGCAAGAGGTCGAGATTTGCCGGCTGGTCGTGCATCCGTATCATTTCCGCAAGAAAATCGCCACCATTCTCGTTGAGCATATCGTGGAGACGATCTCGCAAGGCCGTTCGATTCGCGTAAATACGGGAGCATTGAATTTTCCTGCCAAGGGATTGTACCAAATGTTCGGCTTCCGGCAGGTCAAGGATATCGAGGTTGCCCCAGGAGTATTCATTACCGAGCTCAGGAGAAATTAG
- a CDS encoding metal ABC transporter permease, translating into MSDFWIILTGTLVAATSGILGCFLVLRKMSLVGDAISHSVLPGIAIAFMVGGSRDSLLMMIGAAVLGLITVFLIQLLQQGGLQSDASIGIVFTALFAIGVILISRNAANIDLDLDCVLFGEIAYVQWDILIINGYNMGPAAVWFLGITLFIVLLVIGLFYKQFKLCAFDPALAAALGIPVALFHYLLMGLVSLSTVASFESVGAILVVGMLIVPASTAYLLTDRLSRMLLYSVIIGALSSAGGYYFAKWLDASIAGSMITVAGLLFLLAFLFSPLHGLVARYNKRRRMKSMTV; encoded by the coding sequence ATGTCCGATTTCTGGATTATTCTAACCGGAACGCTTGTTGCCGCCACCAGCGGCATTCTTGGCTGTTTTCTCGTATTGCGCAAAATGTCGCTGGTCGGCGATGCGATCAGCCACTCCGTGCTGCCGGGGATTGCGATCGCCTTTATGGTGGGCGGCTCCAGAGACTCGCTGCTCATGATGATCGGCGCGGCCGTGCTCGGCCTGATTACGGTATTTCTCATTCAGTTGCTGCAGCAGGGTGGGCTGCAGTCGGATGCCTCGATTGGCATCGTCTTCACGGCGCTGTTTGCCATCGGCGTTATATTGATTAGCAGGAACGCCGCGAATATCGATCTCGATCTGGATTGCGTCCTGTTCGGGGAAATTGCCTATGTGCAATGGGATATTCTCATTATCAACGGCTACAACATGGGTCCTGCCGCGGTTTGGTTTCTCGGCATAACCTTGTTTATTGTGCTGCTTGTGATCGGCTTGTTCTACAAACAGTTCAAACTGTGCGCCTTCGACCCGGCGCTGGCCGCTGCTCTAGGTATCCCTGTCGCGCTGTTCCATTATCTGCTCATGGGGCTCGTGTCGCTCTCTACGGTGGCTTCCTTTGAAAGCGTGGGCGCCATTCTCGTCGTCGGCATGCTGATCGTTCCGGCGTCGACGGCCTACCTGCTTACAGACCGTTTGAGCCGAATGCTGCTGTACAGCGTAATCATCGGTGCGCTTAGCTCGGCTGGAGGATATTATTTTGCCAAATGGCTCGATGCATCTATTGCCGGCTCCATGATTACCGTAGCGGGTCTGCTCTTCCTGCTGGCTTTTCTGTTCTCCCCGCTGCATGGCCTGGTTGCACGGTATAATAAACGGCGCCGCATGAAATCCATGACGGTATAA
- a CDS encoding iron chelate uptake ABC transporter family permease subunit, with translation MLVSILGWFSDPNMRWILMGSLLLGLGSGVIGSFTFLRKQSLLGDALAHAALPGICIAFMLSGVKSVGLFMIGAILSGMLATFGIHFVTRYSRIKQDAALGIVLTVFFGIGVVLMTKIQHSGNGNQSGLDKYMFGQAASMMLSDVYLMGAVSLALVLVCLLFFKEFKLVSFDPGFARGMGLKVGLYEQLLLLLTVVAVVVGIQAVGVVLVAALLITPAVAARYWTDALGVMVILAGLFGALSGVTGTLISSTLSNLPTGPVTVLAATALFAVSLVFAPRRGLLAKWIRHRRTQKDVRERLEIHTATVTISQHTAEKGAE, from the coding sequence ATGCTGGTATCTATACTCGGATGGTTCAGCGATCCAAATATGAGATGGATCCTGATGGGCTCCCTGCTGCTCGGTTTAGGCAGCGGAGTGATCGGTTCCTTTACGTTTCTGCGCAAACAGAGCCTGCTCGGAGATGCGCTGGCCCATGCAGCATTGCCCGGCATCTGCATCGCCTTCATGCTTAGCGGCGTGAAATCGGTGGGACTGTTCATGATTGGAGCAATCTTGTCAGGCATGCTGGCAACATTCGGCATCCATTTCGTGACCCGTTACTCCAGAATCAAGCAGGACGCCGCGTTAGGTATCGTTCTTACAGTCTTCTTCGGCATCGGAGTCGTCCTGATGACGAAAATTCAGCATAGCGGAAACGGCAATCAGAGCGGTCTTGATAAGTACATGTTTGGGCAGGCTGCCTCGATGATGCTATCCGACGTTTATTTAATGGGGGCTGTCTCCCTTGCGCTCGTCTTGGTGTGTCTGCTGTTCTTCAAGGAATTCAAGCTCGTCAGCTTCGATCCCGGCTTTGCCCGGGGGATGGGACTGAAGGTCGGCTTGTATGAGCAGTTGCTGCTCCTGCTCACGGTTGTCGCCGTAGTCGTCGGCATTCAGGCGGTCGGCGTCGTACTCGTAGCGGCCTTGTTGATTACCCCAGCGGTAGCTGCGCGTTACTGGACGGATGCACTTGGCGTCATGGTCATTCTAGCCGGTCTGTTCGGCGCCCTGTCGGGCGTTACGGGCACATTGATCAGCTCGACATTGTCCAATTTGCCGACAGGACCTGTAACAGTGCTTGCCGCAACAGCTTTATTTGCTGTGTCGCTCGTATTTGCGCCGCGAAGAGGGCTGCTTGCGAAATGGATACGGCATAGGCGCACGCAAAAGGATGTGCGCGAAAGACTGGAAATTCATACGGCTACTGTGACGATTAGCCAGCATACGGCCGAAAAGGGGGCGGAATGA
- a CDS encoding metal ABC transporter ATP-binding protein: MNSYPLEVQHLTVAYQKKPVLRSVSFQIPSGKLIGVLGPNGAGKSTLLKAVLGLIPKVDGEVKIYGKPYEEQRKLVGYVPQRESVDWDFPTNALDVVMMGRYGHLGWFRRPGAEERRIALDCLTKVGMADFADRQISQLSGGQQQRVFLARALAQNAQLYFMDEPFAGVDATTEKAIIGLLHELKEQGKTVLVVHHDLATVKEYFDHVLLLNGELVAEGTTEDTFTPQNLQRTYGGRIAMIQDFAAVPIEME; encoded by the coding sequence ATGAATTCATATCCGTTGGAAGTACAGCATTTAACGGTGGCTTATCAGAAGAAACCGGTTTTGCGCTCCGTATCTTTTCAAATTCCCTCCGGGAAGCTTATTGGGGTACTCGGGCCAAACGGGGCGGGGAAATCCACACTGCTTAAGGCGGTGCTCGGCCTGATCCCGAAGGTGGACGGGGAAGTGAAAATTTACGGGAAGCCCTATGAAGAACAGCGCAAACTGGTCGGGTATGTTCCCCAGCGGGAGTCGGTGGATTGGGATTTTCCGACGAATGCGCTGGATGTCGTGATGATGGGGAGGTACGGCCACTTAGGCTGGTTCCGCCGTCCCGGGGCAGAGGAACGGAGGATTGCGTTGGACTGTCTAACCAAAGTCGGTATGGCCGACTTTGCCGACCGTCAAATCAGTCAGCTGTCCGGAGGCCAGCAGCAGAGGGTGTTTCTCGCCAGGGCTCTTGCCCAGAATGCTCAGCTGTATTTCATGGATGAGCCCTTTGCTGGAGTGGATGCGACGACGGAGAAGGCGATTATCGGGCTGCTTCACGAATTAAAGGAGCAGGGCAAAACCGTATTGGTCGTCCACCACGACTTGGCTACGGTCAAGGAATATTTCGACCATGTTCTCCTTCTTAATGGAGAGCTGGTTGCGGAGGGGACTACCGAGGATACATTCACCCCGCAAAATTTGCAGAGAACGTACGGAGGGCGGATTGCCATGATCCAGGACTTCGCCGCCGTACCGATAGAGATGGAGTGA